One Sphingomonas endolithica genomic window, TCGGCAAGTCTCGACCGCAAGGCGCAGTGCGTACCGTTCAAGTGGCTTGCCAACGACAAGGGATCCGCACGCGGTGCGATCACCGTACCTGTCGACTTGAACGGCCGAATGCTTCGCATGCAGCTCGACACGGGTGCGGACGCCACCAGCCTCTACGGCCATTTTGCGGAGAAGGCCGGCTGGGCGAAGGCCGGGAACGAGACCTTCAGAGCGGCGACCTTCACTGTCGCTGGTGCTGTCAGTCTAATGCGAACCGCTCTCCACACGATGCAGTTCGCTCTTTGAGCACGACACCCTAGCTCGCGATCATGCTCCACTCAGCCAGCGCGGCTGAGCGGCGTTCCTTGTAGGTCTGGCGGTCGACTAGGTGGCGTTCGAGGTTGAAGTGGTTGTGGACGTTGGCGTGCACGCTGGCGAACTTCTGTAGCGACTTCATCCGCCTGAACCTGAGCATCGCCCGTTCCCGTCTTCGGAAGGACAGATGGCTGTTCTCGACCCGGTTGTTGGCCCAGCGTCCAACCTCCTGCTTCTCGGCGTTACCGAGCTCTTTCATCGCTGCACGGTAGGAGCGCAGACCGTCAGTCGTGATCGCCTCGGGGCTGCCATGCCGCTTCAGCGCCTTCTTCATGAAGCGTAGCGCTGCCTCCTTGTCGCGGGTCCTGGTGATGTAGCTCTCGAGGATCTCACCTTCGTGGTCGACCGCTCGCCAGAGGTAGACCATCTCGCCATTCAGCTTCACGTACATCTCGTCCAGGTGCCAGCGCCAGTGACGAAAGCCGCGCATCCGCGAGAGGCGCTGCCGGCGGATGTCGCCTGCGAACATCGGGCCAAACCTGTTCCACCACATTCGCACCGTTTCGTGGCAGATGTCGATACCGCGCTCGAACAGCAGGTCCTCGACGTTGCGCAGCGACAGTGGGAACCGCACGTACATCATGACCACCAGGCGGATCACCTCGGGTGATGAATTGAAGTAGCGAAACGGGCTGGCGGGTTTGCGGGGGCGGGGCATGCCGACGCCTACCCCGCTCTGCCTAACGATCGGTGCATTTGGTCTGACAGTGCCCTTGAACCACATGGACGTTTCCAACCCTGACCGACTTTGGGCGTTGATGGGGCTGGTGGTCCTGCTCTCTATCTCGATGCACGGCCTGACGGTGACACCCATCATGCGACGGCTGGATAGGCTCCAAGGGCGGGATCCAGACGCCGATGACGATATCGCGGGCGA contains:
- a CDS encoding retroviral-like aspartic protease family protein — protein: MLKFSAFLSMIAALAATPPAAAAPNSALSEASASLDRKAQCVPFKWLANDKGSARGAITVPVDLNGRMLRMQLDTGADATSLYGHFAEKAGWAKAGNETFRAATFTVAGAVSLMRTALHTMQFAL
- a CDS encoding IS6 family transposase → MPRPRKPASPFRYFNSSPEVIRLVVMMYVRFPLSLRNVEDLLFERGIDICHETVRMWWNRFGPMFAGDIRRQRLSRMRGFRHWRWHLDEMYVKLNGEMVYLWRAVDHEGEILESYITRTRDKEAALRFMKKALKRHGSPEAITTDGLRSYRAAMKELGNAEKQEVGRWANNRVENSHLSFRRRERAMLRFRRMKSLQKFASVHANVHNHFNLERHLVDRQTYKERRSAALAEWSMIAS